DNA from Comamonas serinivorans:
CCGGCCTGAACATCCTGGTGTCGACCTCGTTCTCCAAGAGCTTCAGCCTGTACGGCGAGCGCGTGGGCGCCCTGTCGGTGGTGTGCACGGACAAGGACGAAGCGGCCCGCGTGCTGAGCCAGATCAAGATCACCATCCGCACCAACTACTCCAACCCGCCCATCCATGGTGGCGCCGTGGTGGCGGCCGTGCTTGGTGACGCCACGTTGCGCGCCCAGTGGGAACAGGAGCTGGCCGGCATGCGCGACCGCATCAAGGCCATGCGCCAGCAGCTGGTCGCAGGCCTCAAGGCAGCGGGCGTGCAGCAGGACATGAGCTTCATCACCACCCAGGTGGGCATGTTCAGCTACTCGGGCCTGAGCAAGGACCAGATGGTGCGCCTGCGCAACGAATTCGGCGTCTACGGCACCGACACCGGCCGCATGTGTGTGGCCGCCCTCAACGAGAAGAACATCGGTTACGTCTGCGCCTCGATCGCCAAGGTGCTCTGAACCCGGCGTTCTCCTTCCAGCGGCCTCCGGGCCGCTTTTTGTTGCGGCCCGCGCGCGCCGACCGGCCGCTCGGGCGGTTTGTTATATCGAGGCAAAGCCGAAATCTGCGCTTCAATATGCCGAAAGCGCATATATGCCAAACAACTTAATCGTTTGGTTTTGGCCGCCCAGGCCCTAGAGTTCACCCTAAGAAGCTTGCATCGGGTTTACCCGGTGCCCTACAGCGTCACGTTACCCCACGCCAGCCATGTATCGCTACACCGATTTCGACAAAGCCTTCGTCCGCCAGCGCGCCGCCCAGTTCCGCGACCAGCTCGACCGCTGGCAGCGCGGCGAACTCAGCGATGAGGAACTGCTGCCCCTGCGACTGCAAAACGGCTGGTACATCCAGCGGTATGCGCCCATGGCCCGCATCGCTGTGCCCTATGGCGAAATCAGCAGCACCCAGCTGCGCATGCTGGCGCACATTGCCCGTGACTACGACAAACCCGATGCCGAGCTGCTGGCCCATGCCCAGGCCACCCAGGACGAACTGCAGGCAGCCCAGCCCGGTCTCACGCTGGCTGCCGCGCCGCTGAAGTACGGCTACGGCCACTTCACCACGCGCACCAACGTGCAGTTCAACTGGATCCCCATCACCAAGGCCGCCGACGTGATGGACCTGTTGGCCAGCGTGGGCATGCATGGCATCCAGACCAGCGGCAACGCCATGCGCAACATCAACTGCGAAGTCTACGAAGGCATCGCCGAGGATTCGATTGCCGATGCGCGGCCATTTGCGGAAATCCTGCGTCAATGGAGCACCCTTCACCCCGAATTCGCCTTTCTGCCGCGTAAATTCAAGATGTCGTTCAACGGCTCCGCCGAAGACCGCGCCGCCACCAGCTGGTACGACATCGGCCTGCAGATGACCCGCAGCGCCGACGGCGAACTGGGCTTCGCCGTGAAGGTGGGCGGCGGCATGGGCCGAACGCCCGTGATCGGCGCCGTGGTGCGTGAGTTTCTGCCCTGGCACCAGCTGCTCAACTACATCGAGGCCGTGATCCGCGTCTACAACCTCTACGGCCGACGCGACAACAAGTACAAGGCGCGCATCAAAATTCTGGTCAAGGCGGAGGGTCAGAAATTCATCGACGCTGTCGAAGCCGAATACCAAGCCATCCTGACGCAGGACGGCGCCCCCCACACCATCACCCAGGCCGAGCTGGACCGTGTTTCGGCCAACTTCGAGGTGCCCGAGCTCAAGCCCGCCAACCTGCCCTCCAGCGTCAAGACGGATGGTCAGCTGTACCAGCGCTGGCTCCAGCAGAACGTGCGCGGCCACCGCCTGCCCGGCATGCGCGCCGTCACGCTGTCGTTCAAGCGCGTGGGTTTTGCGCCCGGCGACGCCGACGCCGACACCATCGACGCGCTGGCCCAGTTGGCCGACCAGTTCTCGGCCGGCGAAGCCCGGCTGTCGCACGAGCAGAACCTGCTGCTGCCCTGGGTGTTCGAATCCGACCTGCCCGCGCTGTACGAAGCCGCTCGCAACCTGGGCCTGGCCCAACCCAACATCGGCCTCTTGACCGACATGATCGCCTGCCCCGGCGGCGACTTCTGCGCCCTGGCCAACGCCCGCTCGCTGCCCATCGCGGCCGCGCTGACCGAGCGTTACCAGGACCTGGACGAGGTGTTCGACCTCGGCCCCATCGACCTGCACATGAGCGGCTGCATCAACAGCTGCGGCCACCACCACAGTGGCCACATCGGCATCCTGGGCGTCGACAAGGACGGCAAGGAGTGGTACCAGGTCTCGCTGGGCGGTGCCGATGGCAGCACGCTGTCGGGTCCGGCCATCGCGGGCAAGGCCGTGGGCCCCTCGTTCTCAGCCGCCGAAGTGCCCGACGTGATCGAGGCCGTGCTGACGACCTTCCGCGAGCTGCGCAAGCCCGGCGAGTTCTTCATCGACGCGCTGCGTCGCATCGGCCAGGACCCGTTCAAGGCCGCGGCCAACGCCGCCCGCCACCCCAAGCAAGCCGAAGAAGCCCTGGCCGACTGATCGCGCCGTTCTCACATTAGCCCACCGCCATGAACATCTTTGCTGCCAACGCCGTGCCGGCCAGCGACAACCTGCTGAAAACGCTGCAGATCACCAACGATGCC
Protein-coding regions in this window:
- a CDS encoding nitrite/sulfite reductase, producing the protein MYRYTDFDKAFVRQRAAQFRDQLDRWQRGELSDEELLPLRLQNGWYIQRYAPMARIAVPYGEISSTQLRMLAHIARDYDKPDAELLAHAQATQDELQAAQPGLTLAAAPLKYGYGHFTTRTNVQFNWIPITKAADVMDLLASVGMHGIQTSGNAMRNINCEVYEGIAEDSIADARPFAEILRQWSTLHPEFAFLPRKFKMSFNGSAEDRAATSWYDIGLQMTRSADGELGFAVKVGGGMGRTPVIGAVVREFLPWHQLLNYIEAVIRVYNLYGRRDNKYKARIKILVKAEGQKFIDAVEAEYQAILTQDGAPHTITQAELDRVSANFEVPELKPANLPSSVKTDGQLYQRWLQQNVRGHRLPGMRAVTLSFKRVGFAPGDADADTIDALAQLADQFSAGEARLSHEQNLLLPWVFESDLPALYEAARNLGLAQPNIGLLTDMIACPGGDFCALANARSLPIAAALTERYQDLDEVFDLGPIDLHMSGCINSCGHHHSGHIGILGVDKDGKEWYQVSLGGADGSTLSGPAIAGKAVGPSFSAAEVPDVIEAVLTTFRELRKPGEFFIDALRRIGQDPFKAAANAARHPKQAEEALAD